ATTTCATACCAAAAATATGTATCACAAGCCCAGTTAAAGCTGATGCCATTAATTTTGAATATGCTTTAGTTGCAAAATTTTTATAAGGCTTTGCTCTGTGAGCACCCCAAAAATACAAGGTTAATATATTTGTAGCACCCTGAGCTTTTAAAATGTTTGGCAGCACGCTTGGCATTTGAGCATGCCCTGTTTCATGTGAAAGTAACCATGCAGCAGCATGAGAGTTACTTCTATTGACCATATCTCTTTCAAGCAAAAGACTGTGATCAGCTGGATTATATAGAGCACCGACATAGATTTTATTTCCAAATGGATCAAAGGCATTGTTAACCAGTAGCATTTTTTCAGGAATAGCTAAGCCAGACTTGTCACGAAGAGACTCTTCTACTTGTGCAACAGAAATGCCATCTGTAAAAAAAGTCTGATTTTTTGCGCTTTCTTGATCGATATGATAGTCCCACTTCATTGCACCGACTGAAGCATGAAATAAGCCAATAATTATCATAAAAAGCACATTTGTTTTTTTCATAAGAACCCCACTAAAATTTATTTAATTTATCATAGAAACAGTATACCAGAAGGGCTTTTTTAAACAATGGCTGCTACTTTTTATACATGGCAAACGCATCTAAATTGGCTTAGTGACGCAAGATAATAAGCTTTGACCATATGCTTTAGTGGCTCTTTCACCTCTCTACTTATTCCTTGTGGCTTGACCACGAGGTCCAGCATAAAATAAAAATCATTACATTATGCTTATTTATAAGGACTTTTTATAAACTTCTGGATCCTGTGGTCAAGCCACAGGAAATAAGTGGTATGGATTAGTATTTATTTTACTTCAGCAATATTATCGTAATGTAGCCACCCTTTAGATGCATTTGCCATGATTGTTTCTACTTCTAAAATAGGCATTTTTACGAGAAATCGCCTGCAAAAAACAGTGCGAAAAATGCATCAAGGCGATACTGACTACCGCCAGATTTTAAGGCTAAATCAATTTCATACATTTTTTGATGAGCGGCTTGCAGCTCAAAAGTTGTATAAAGCTTGAAATCCTGCTTTAAAAATGAAAATGGCAAGCCAAAAGAAATCTGCCTTTGGTCAGCAGGAACCCTGCCACCCCACTGCACATAAAAATAACTTTTAAAAAGTTGCTCCGAAAAAAATGTGGTCCAAAATTGATCAGAATAATACGGACGAACCGCAGACCATTTCACAAAAAACTCTTCTGCTTTTTTTTCAAAAAACAGCTGGCTTAGATAGAATAATGAAATATCAGAAACAACTAATTTTTCGACCCACGAATCAAAAAAACTATCCATGTTTTTACCCAAAAGACCTGCATAATCTTGCAGCAAACAGATTTGGTCGAGAGAATATTCTTTATTGATTCGATATAACTTTGTAAAAAACAGTACCGCTACTTCTGGCTTTACCGCATTATATAAAATTGATATTTTTCGAATTTGATCACTTTTATAGCTCTCTTGAATAGATATAAGGACTAATGAAGTAGTTTTAGATAAACCAGATGCCTCTATTTCTTCTTGCTCAACAAAGCCAACGATCCGATGCGGGCCTCTGTAAGTCGAAATAAATTTAACCCAATCTGATCTTTTTTTCTTAGAAGAAATAAGTGATAAATCACCAAACCAATAGAGTTGAGTTTGGCCTAAAAAGGTTGTGTGCAAACTAATTTGAATTTCAGATAAATCAGATTCAAGATTTATCTTTTTTAATGGTTGATCGACATTTTTTTGAATAAAAATTAATAATCGATCAAAAAAAAGTGGGCTATAGCTTTTTCCAGTAAACAAAACAACCGAATTATTTTCTGCAAGCACTGATGAAGTTTGTGCAAAAAACTCTGTTATTTCCATTGTACGGTTTCCATTCTATTGTTTATATGGAAAAGCTATAACCCACTAATAAAATCTATCTATCGTTATGATTTGCAAAGTCTAAACGAATTTTTCCAGATTCAGGATCAAAATCATCAACGACAACTTTAATCATGTCATCAATTCTATAATATTTATCCAATTCACGTTGTTTATCTCTTGATATTTTTGAGATATGAAGCAATCCAGCTTTTCCTGGTGCAATATCAACAAACAAACCAAAGTCTGACAAACGTGCAATGTAACCATCTAAAACCATACCTGGCTCTATTTGATCAGCTAAGATTTTAACCCATGCAACAGCCATATCAATGTTTGATCCTGGCGCTCCAAAGATGTTTACATCTGAGCCTTCAATATCAATAGTTGTTCCAGTATGCTCAATAATTTCTTTAATAATCTTTCCGCCAGAACCAATAATTGCACCAGCTTTGTTTGGATCAATAGGAATTGAGATCATACGAGGAACTCTTGCAGAAAGTTCTTTATTAGGCTCTGTCATAACCTTTTTCATTTCACCAAGGATATGTAAACGTGCTTTTTCAGCTTGCGCTAAAGCTTGCACGAAAACTTGACGAGGAAGTCCACCTTTGTATTTGATATCCATTTGAATTGCATTAATTCCAGATGCAGTTCCTGCAACTTTAAAATCCATCAATCCAAGTGCATCTTCAAATCCAGTGATATCAGTAATCGCTTGGAATTGTCCTGCATCATCAGACAAAAGTCCCATTGCTATTCCAGCAACCATGTCTGTAATTGGAACACCGGCATCCATTAAAGCCATAGTTGATCCACAAACTGTTGCCATAGAGCTAGAACCGTTTGATTCTAAAACATCAGAAATAATTCTGATTGTATATGGAAATTCTGTTTTGGCAGGAAGTACACGTTTGATTGCTGATGCAGCCAAATGTCCGTGTCCGATTTCTCGACGACCAGGACCACGCATTGGTTTAGCTTCACCAACAGAAAACGGAGGGAAATTGTAATGCAACATGAATCCAATATCAATTGGTTCATTTTCAAAAAGATCATCTATTCTTTGTGCGTCTTTTCCACTACCTAAAGTTACACTAACTAAAGCTTGTGTTTGACCACGTTGGAAAAATGAAGAACCATGCACTGATGGAAGCAAGCTTACTTCAGTAGCAATGTTTCTAATATCTGTAAAGTTTCTACCATCAACACGTACTTTACGTTTTAATGTTTCAACGCCAACAGCATCATTTAATACATTGTCAAAAACATAATTAATTTTGTTTTCTTCTTCGCTTTTAGCTACAACGTGTGCACCAACATGCTCAGCATGGAATGCTACCTTGATTTTTTTGATCGCATCTTTAAGTGCTTGTTTTTCAGAACCAACTTTAAAAATCTCATCGATTCTTGATGATGTTAAAAAACTAACAGCATTGTTATGCCATGAAGTCCAATCAAAACCATCTTGGTATGTTGTATTTTGAGCGACAGCGACTTCTTTACAAATTTCTTCTTGCCAAGCTACTTGTTCTTTAATCGTTTCATGTGCAGTAAATAAAGCATCCACAAGTTCAGCTTCTGATAAACCAGCAGCA
The Candidatus Dependentiae bacterium genome window above contains:
- the pnp gene encoding polyribonucleotide nucleotidyltransferase, which translates into the protein MVKTFKSNSLGYEVTIGKFANQADGSVWFRHKDTVILSTAVMAETKSFLGFLPLSVDYREYFSAAGKIPGGYLKREGRSSDHEVLVSRLIDRSIRPLFPSYFFNEVQVLSTVYSLDKEALPAPLTLVAASLALSISRIPFAGPVGAVQVGRIDGQWIINPTRDQQELSDVALLAAGTKDGLCMVEGSAAGLSEAELVDALFTAHETIKEQVAWQEEICKEVAVAQNTTYQDGFDWTSWHNNAVSFLTSSRIDEIFKVGSEKQALKDAIKKIKVAFHAEHVGAHVVAKSEEENKINYVFDNVLNDAVGVETLKRKVRVDGRNFTDIRNIATEVSLLPSVHGSSFFQRGQTQALVSVTLGSGKDAQRIDDLFENEPIDIGFMLHYNFPPFSVGEAKPMRGPGRREIGHGHLAASAIKRVLPAKTEFPYTIRIISDVLESNGSSSMATVCGSTMALMDAGVPITDMVAGIAMGLLSDDAGQFQAITDITGFEDALGLMDFKVAGTASGINAIQMDIKYKGGLPRQVFVQALAQAEKARLHILGEMKKVMTEPNKELSARVPRMISIPIDPNKAGAIIGSGGKIIKEIIEHTGTTIDIEGSDVNIFGAPGSNIDMAVAWVKILADQIEPGMVLDGYIARLSDFGLFVDIAPGKAGLLHISKISRDKQRELDKYYRIDDMIKVVVDDFDPESGKIRLDFANHNDR